From the Sphingobium sp. RAC03 genome, the window CACTTCGCTGACCGTCATGCCTGCGATGCCGAGCGAGGATAGTGCCTCGCGAACATCGTCGAGCTTGAACGGCTTAATGATAGCCATGACAAGTTTCATGTCGCCCCCTGTTACTGGTGTGCGGGGACATACTCAGCAAGAGGCGTGCCAATTTGCTAATGGCGCGTTAATACGGGCTTAGTGTGCGGCGCGACGAAAAGCAGCGCCGAAAAATTGAGCAGCGGCGCGCGCCTGCTCAAAAAAGAGGCAGCATCAGCCTACCATTGGCCGCCTTCCGCGATGGCTGCCTCCTCATCGGGCAGCGTGGTGCGGCCGAGGGCGGCATTGCGGTGCGGGAAACGGCCGAAACGGGCGATGATCGCGTGGTGATCACGCGCAAAGCCGAGCCAATGATCGTCGCCTGCCCCTTCGAACAGGGTCAGCGCCGTCTCCTGATCCTCCAGCGCCTCGCTATGCATGAAGGGCATGTAGAAGAAGAGCCGCCCGGTGCCGCCGATCTGAATGTCATAGCCATGGGCGATCGCCCCGCGCGCGACGTCGCGGGCCAGCGGATCGCTGGCGAAGGCCTGTGCGGTATCGCGGAACATGTTGCGGGGCAGTTGATCGAACAGCAGGATCGCCGCCAAAGCCTCATCGGCGCGGTCGAGGAAGGCTTCGGGCGGCAATGCCTGTTTTTCCTGCCACAGATCGCCGAAACGGGCGATGCAGCGCTGGTCCAATGCGGGGTCTTTCTCCCACCATCCGGCCTCGCCGACCTCATTGAACCAGAAGTCGAGCAGGGCTGCGGCCCAGTCGGCGGTCACGGCATC encodes:
- a CDS encoding DUF924 family protein; protein product: MNMLTDSHDAVTADWAAALLDFWFNEVGEAGWWEKDPALDQRCIARFGDLWQEKQALPPEAFLDRADEALAAILLFDQLPRNMFRDTAQAFASDPLARDVARGAIAHGYDIQIGGTGRLFFYMPFMHSEALEDQETALTLFEGAGDDHWLGFARDHHAIIARFGRFPHRNAALGRTTLPDEEAAIAEGGQW